The following are from one region of the Vicugna pacos chromosome 9, VicPac4, whole genome shotgun sequence genome:
- the LDHD gene encoding probable D-lactate dehydrogenase, mitochondrial isoform X2 — translation MASLLRGAIWRLFPRKGYCSWGTQGKLSQGFVEALKALVGSPHVSTAAAVREQHGHDESMHRCQPPDAVVWPQNVEQVSQLAALCYGHGVPIIPFGTGTGVEGGVCAVQGGVCINLTHMDRILELNPDDFSAVVEPGVTHKALNAHLRDSGLWFPVDPGADASLCGMVATGASGTNAVRYGTMRDNVLNLEVVLPDGRLLHTAGPGRYFRKSAAGYNLTGLFVGSEGTLGLITAATLRLHPAPEAMVAATCAFPSIQAAVDSTIHILQAAVPVARIEFLDDVMMDACNRYSKLNCCVAPTLFLEFHGSEQALAEQVQRTEEITQHNGASHFSWAKNAEERSRLWVARHNAWYAALSLRPGCKGYSTDVCVPISRLPEILVQTKEDLKASGLTGTITGHVGDGNFHCILLVDPEDPEELLRVKAFAEQLGRRALALHGTCTGEHGIGLGKRQLLQEEVGAVGMETMRQLKAMLDPRGLMNPGKVL, via the exons ATGGCCAGCCTGCTCCGGGGTGCAATCTGGCGGCTGTTCCCCAGGAAGGGCTACTGCTCCTGGGGAACACAG GGCAAGCTCAGCCAGGGCTTTGTGGAGGCCCTGAAGGCGCTTGTGGGGAGCCCCCATGTGTCTACTGCGGCTGCAGTCCGAGAGCAGCACGGGCACGATGAGTCGATGCACAG GTGCCAACCTCCGGATGCTGTGGTGTGGCCCCAGAATGTGGAGCAGGTCAGCCAGCTGGCAGCCCTCTGCTATGGCCATGGCGTGCCCATCATCCCATTTGGCACAGGCACAGGGGTCGAGGGTGGAGTATGTGCCGTGCAG GGCGGTGTCTGCATCAACTTGACCCACATGGACCGGATCCTGGAGCTGAATCCAGACGACTTCTCTGCGGTGGTGGAGCCAGGTGTCACGCACAAAGCTCTCAACGCCCACCTGCGGGACAGTGGGCTCTGGTTCCCTGTGG aCCCTGGTGCAGATGCCTCTCTCTGCGGCATGGTGGCCACGGGGGCCTCGGGCACCAACGCTGTGCGCTATGGCACCATGCGGGACAACGTGCTGAACCTGGAGGTGGTGCTGCCAGATGGGCGGCTGCTTCACACTGCGGGGCCCGGCCGTTACTTCCG GAAGAGCGCTGCTGGCTACAACCTCACGGGGCTCTTTGTGGGCTCCGAGGGGACGCTGGGCCTCATTACAGCTGCCACCCTTCGCCTGCATCCTGCCCCAGAAGCCATGGTGGCTGCCACCTGTGCTTTCCCCAGCATCCAGGCGGCCGTGGACAGCACCATACACATCCTCCAGGCTGCAGTGCCTGTGGCCCGCATTG AGTTCCTGGATGATGTCATGATGGATGCCTGCAACAGGTACAGCAAGCTGAACTGCTGCGTGGCGCCCACTCTCTTCCTGGAGTTCCACGGCTCCGAGCAGGCACTGGCAGAGCAAGTGCAACGCACAG AGGAGATCACCCAGCACAATGGAGCCTCCCACTTCTCCTGGGCCAAGAATGCTGAGGAGCGCAGCCGGCTCTGGGTGGCACGGCACAATGCCTGGTACGCAGCCCTGTCCCTGCGGCCCGGCTGCAAG GGCTATTCCACTGATGTGTGTGTGCCCATCTCACGGCTGCCGGAGATCCTGGTGCAGACCAAGGAAGACCTGAAGGCCTCAGGACTCACAG GAACCATCACTGGGCATGTGGGTGACGGCAATTTCCACTGCATCCTGCTGGTAGACCCTGAGGACCCTGAGGAGCTCCTCAGGGTCAAGGCCTTTGCAGAACAGCTGGGCAG GCGGGCACTGGCACTCCATGGGACGTGTACCGGGGAACATGGCATTGGGCTGGGCAAGCGGCAGCTGCTGCAGGAAGAGGTGGGCGCCGTGGGCATGGAGACCATGCGGCAGCTCAAGGCCATGCTGGATCCCCGAGGCCTCATGAACCCAGGCAAGGTGCTGTGA
- the LDHD gene encoding probable D-lactate dehydrogenase, mitochondrial isoform X4, whose amino-acid sequence MCLLRLQSESSTGTMSRCTGRCLHQLDPHGPDPGAESRRLLCGGGARCHAQSSQRPPAGQWALVPYPGADASLCGMVATGASGTNAVRYGTMRDNVLNLEVVLPDGRLLHTAGPGRYFRKSAAGYNLTGLFVGSEGTLGLITAATLRLHPAPEAMVAATCAFPSIQAAVDSTIHILQAAVPVARIGLSVLPEFLDDVMMDACNRYSKLNCCVAPTLFLEFHGSEQALAEQVQRTEEITQHNGASHFSWAKNAEERSRLWVARHNAWYAALSLRPGCKGYSTDVCVPISRLPEILVQTKEDLKASGLTGTITGHVGDGNFHCILLVDPEDPEELLRVKAFAEQLGRRALALHGTCTGEHGIGLGKRQLLQEEVGAVGMETMRQLKAMLDPRGLMNPGKVL is encoded by the exons ATGTGTCTACTGCGGCTGCAGTCCGAGAGCAGCACGGGCACGATGAGTCGATGCACAG GGCGGTGTCTGCATCAACTTGACCCACATGGACCGGATCCTGGAGCTGAATCCAGACGACTTCTCTGCGGTGGTGGAGCCAGGTGTCACGCACAAAGCTCTCAACGCCCACCTGCGGGACAGTGGGCTCTGGTTCCCT aCCCTGGTGCAGATGCCTCTCTCTGCGGCATGGTGGCCACGGGGGCCTCGGGCACCAACGCTGTGCGCTATGGCACCATGCGGGACAACGTGCTGAACCTGGAGGTGGTGCTGCCAGATGGGCGGCTGCTTCACACTGCGGGGCCCGGCCGTTACTTCCG GAAGAGCGCTGCTGGCTACAACCTCACGGGGCTCTTTGTGGGCTCCGAGGGGACGCTGGGCCTCATTACAGCTGCCACCCTTCGCCTGCATCCTGCCCCAGAAGCCATGGTGGCTGCCACCTGTGCTTTCCCCAGCATCCAGGCGGCCGTGGACAGCACCATACACATCCTCCAGGCTGCAGTGCCTGTGGCCCGCATTG GCCTCTCTGTGCTCCCAGAGTTCCTGGATGATGTCATGATGGATGCCTGCAACAGGTACAGCAAGCTGAACTGCTGCGTGGCGCCCACTCTCTTCCTGGAGTTCCACGGCTCCGAGCAGGCACTGGCAGAGCAAGTGCAACGCACAG AGGAGATCACCCAGCACAATGGAGCCTCCCACTTCTCCTGGGCCAAGAATGCTGAGGAGCGCAGCCGGCTCTGGGTGGCACGGCACAATGCCTGGTACGCAGCCCTGTCCCTGCGGCCCGGCTGCAAG GGCTATTCCACTGATGTGTGTGTGCCCATCTCACGGCTGCCGGAGATCCTGGTGCAGACCAAGGAAGACCTGAAGGCCTCAGGACTCACAG GAACCATCACTGGGCATGTGGGTGACGGCAATTTCCACTGCATCCTGCTGGTAGACCCTGAGGACCCTGAGGAGCTCCTCAGGGTCAAGGCCTTTGCAGAACAGCTGGGCAG GCGGGCACTGGCACTCCATGGGACGTGTACCGGGGAACATGGCATTGGGCTGGGCAAGCGGCAGCTGCTGCAGGAAGAGGTGGGCGCCGTGGGCATGGAGACCATGCGGCAGCTCAAGGCCATGCTGGATCCCCGAGGCCTCATGAACCCAGGCAAGGTGCTGTGA
- the LDHD gene encoding probable D-lactate dehydrogenase, mitochondrial isoform X3: MASLLRGAIWRLFPRKGYCSWGTQGKLSQGFVEALKALVGSPHVSTAAAVREQHGHDESMHRCQPPDAVVWPQNVEQVSQLAALCYGHGVPIIPFGTGTGVEGGVCAVQGGVCINLTHMDRILELNPDDFSAVVEPDPGADASLCGMVATGASGTNAVRYGTMRDNVLNLEVVLPDGRLLHTAGPGRYFRKSAAGYNLTGLFVGSEGTLGLITAATLRLHPAPEAMVAATCAFPSIQAAVDSTIHILQAAVPVARIGLSVLPEFLDDVMMDACNRYSKLNCCVAPTLFLEFHGSEQALAEQVQRTEEITQHNGASHFSWAKNAEERSRLWVARHNAWYAALSLRPGCKGYSTDVCVPISRLPEILVQTKEDLKASGLTGTITGHVGDGNFHCILLVDPEDPEELLRVKAFAEQLGRRALALHGTCTGEHGIGLGKRQLLQEEVGAVGMETMRQLKAMLDPRGLMNPGKVL, from the exons ATGGCCAGCCTGCTCCGGGGTGCAATCTGGCGGCTGTTCCCCAGGAAGGGCTACTGCTCCTGGGGAACACAG GGCAAGCTCAGCCAGGGCTTTGTGGAGGCCCTGAAGGCGCTTGTGGGGAGCCCCCATGTGTCTACTGCGGCTGCAGTCCGAGAGCAGCACGGGCACGATGAGTCGATGCACAG GTGCCAACCTCCGGATGCTGTGGTGTGGCCCCAGAATGTGGAGCAGGTCAGCCAGCTGGCAGCCCTCTGCTATGGCCATGGCGTGCCCATCATCCCATTTGGCACAGGCACAGGGGTCGAGGGTGGAGTATGTGCCGTGCAG GGCGGTGTCTGCATCAACTTGACCCACATGGACCGGATCCTGGAGCTGAATCCAGACGACTTCTCTGCGGTGGTGGAGCCAG aCCCTGGTGCAGATGCCTCTCTCTGCGGCATGGTGGCCACGGGGGCCTCGGGCACCAACGCTGTGCGCTATGGCACCATGCGGGACAACGTGCTGAACCTGGAGGTGGTGCTGCCAGATGGGCGGCTGCTTCACACTGCGGGGCCCGGCCGTTACTTCCG GAAGAGCGCTGCTGGCTACAACCTCACGGGGCTCTTTGTGGGCTCCGAGGGGACGCTGGGCCTCATTACAGCTGCCACCCTTCGCCTGCATCCTGCCCCAGAAGCCATGGTGGCTGCCACCTGTGCTTTCCCCAGCATCCAGGCGGCCGTGGACAGCACCATACACATCCTCCAGGCTGCAGTGCCTGTGGCCCGCATTG GCCTCTCTGTGCTCCCAGAGTTCCTGGATGATGTCATGATGGATGCCTGCAACAGGTACAGCAAGCTGAACTGCTGCGTGGCGCCCACTCTCTTCCTGGAGTTCCACGGCTCCGAGCAGGCACTGGCAGAGCAAGTGCAACGCACAG AGGAGATCACCCAGCACAATGGAGCCTCCCACTTCTCCTGGGCCAAGAATGCTGAGGAGCGCAGCCGGCTCTGGGTGGCACGGCACAATGCCTGGTACGCAGCCCTGTCCCTGCGGCCCGGCTGCAAG GGCTATTCCACTGATGTGTGTGTGCCCATCTCACGGCTGCCGGAGATCCTGGTGCAGACCAAGGAAGACCTGAAGGCCTCAGGACTCACAG GAACCATCACTGGGCATGTGGGTGACGGCAATTTCCACTGCATCCTGCTGGTAGACCCTGAGGACCCTGAGGAGCTCCTCAGGGTCAAGGCCTTTGCAGAACAGCTGGGCAG GCGGGCACTGGCACTCCATGGGACGTGTACCGGGGAACATGGCATTGGGCTGGGCAAGCGGCAGCTGCTGCAGGAAGAGGTGGGCGCCGTGGGCATGGAGACCATGCGGCAGCTCAAGGCCATGCTGGATCCCCGAGGCCTCATGAACCCAGGCAAGGTGCTGTGA
- the LDHD gene encoding probable D-lactate dehydrogenase, mitochondrial isoform X1, with amino-acid sequence MASLLRGAIWRLFPRKGYCSWGTQGKLSQGFVEALKALVGSPHVSTAAAVREQHGHDESMHRCQPPDAVVWPQNVEQVSQLAALCYGHGVPIIPFGTGTGVEGGVCAVQGGVCINLTHMDRILELNPDDFSAVVEPGVTHKALNAHLRDSGLWFPVDPGADASLCGMVATGASGTNAVRYGTMRDNVLNLEVVLPDGRLLHTAGPGRYFRKSAAGYNLTGLFVGSEGTLGLITAATLRLHPAPEAMVAATCAFPSIQAAVDSTIHILQAAVPVARIGLSVLPEFLDDVMMDACNRYSKLNCCVAPTLFLEFHGSEQALAEQVQRTEEITQHNGASHFSWAKNAEERSRLWVARHNAWYAALSLRPGCKGYSTDVCVPISRLPEILVQTKEDLKASGLTGTITGHVGDGNFHCILLVDPEDPEELLRVKAFAEQLGRRALALHGTCTGEHGIGLGKRQLLQEEVGAVGMETMRQLKAMLDPRGLMNPGKVL; translated from the exons ATGGCCAGCCTGCTCCGGGGTGCAATCTGGCGGCTGTTCCCCAGGAAGGGCTACTGCTCCTGGGGAACACAG GGCAAGCTCAGCCAGGGCTTTGTGGAGGCCCTGAAGGCGCTTGTGGGGAGCCCCCATGTGTCTACTGCGGCTGCAGTCCGAGAGCAGCACGGGCACGATGAGTCGATGCACAG GTGCCAACCTCCGGATGCTGTGGTGTGGCCCCAGAATGTGGAGCAGGTCAGCCAGCTGGCAGCCCTCTGCTATGGCCATGGCGTGCCCATCATCCCATTTGGCACAGGCACAGGGGTCGAGGGTGGAGTATGTGCCGTGCAG GGCGGTGTCTGCATCAACTTGACCCACATGGACCGGATCCTGGAGCTGAATCCAGACGACTTCTCTGCGGTGGTGGAGCCAGGTGTCACGCACAAAGCTCTCAACGCCCACCTGCGGGACAGTGGGCTCTGGTTCCCTGTGG aCCCTGGTGCAGATGCCTCTCTCTGCGGCATGGTGGCCACGGGGGCCTCGGGCACCAACGCTGTGCGCTATGGCACCATGCGGGACAACGTGCTGAACCTGGAGGTGGTGCTGCCAGATGGGCGGCTGCTTCACACTGCGGGGCCCGGCCGTTACTTCCG GAAGAGCGCTGCTGGCTACAACCTCACGGGGCTCTTTGTGGGCTCCGAGGGGACGCTGGGCCTCATTACAGCTGCCACCCTTCGCCTGCATCCTGCCCCAGAAGCCATGGTGGCTGCCACCTGTGCTTTCCCCAGCATCCAGGCGGCCGTGGACAGCACCATACACATCCTCCAGGCTGCAGTGCCTGTGGCCCGCATTG GCCTCTCTGTGCTCCCAGAGTTCCTGGATGATGTCATGATGGATGCCTGCAACAGGTACAGCAAGCTGAACTGCTGCGTGGCGCCCACTCTCTTCCTGGAGTTCCACGGCTCCGAGCAGGCACTGGCAGAGCAAGTGCAACGCACAG AGGAGATCACCCAGCACAATGGAGCCTCCCACTTCTCCTGGGCCAAGAATGCTGAGGAGCGCAGCCGGCTCTGGGTGGCACGGCACAATGCCTGGTACGCAGCCCTGTCCCTGCGGCCCGGCTGCAAG GGCTATTCCACTGATGTGTGTGTGCCCATCTCACGGCTGCCGGAGATCCTGGTGCAGACCAAGGAAGACCTGAAGGCCTCAGGACTCACAG GAACCATCACTGGGCATGTGGGTGACGGCAATTTCCACTGCATCCTGCTGGTAGACCCTGAGGACCCTGAGGAGCTCCTCAGGGTCAAGGCCTTTGCAGAACAGCTGGGCAG GCGGGCACTGGCACTCCATGGGACGTGTACCGGGGAACATGGCATTGGGCTGGGCAAGCGGCAGCTGCTGCAGGAAGAGGTGGGCGCCGTGGGCATGGAGACCATGCGGCAGCTCAAGGCCATGCTGGATCCCCGAGGCCTCATGAACCCAGGCAAGGTGCTGTGA